Genomic DNA from Gilliamella sp. ESL0441:
TTGCCCGGTCTGCATTGATAAAACCACAACCATTACAGGTTATGCCTGCCGGATTGGCGATGACAACTTGAGCTTTTTGACCTGCAACTTCGATATAACCATTTAATTGGCTGATATTTTGTGAATTCACTTCGTTCAATATGACTTTGGCGCTATTTTGCAGTGATGCATTACCATTAATATTACCCGCTAATTGCGTCTTACTGCCGTTTGGGGAGTTATTCAAAATGACACCGTTTTTTGAAACGTCAAATTGTGTATATTTATTATGGGATACCCCCCCTTTTGTTGGTGCGGCAATATCGATTTGTGTCACACCGTTTGGTAAACCTTGAATTGTTGGTTGGTGAGCTTGATTGGCTTTTTGATCGACAACGATATTATTTGCGTAACTGACGCCAGTCATACTAACCAGCCCTAATGCTACATAGGATAAAAAAACTAACGGCTTTAATAGATAAGATTGAGCAGTCTTCATTGAATCATTTTTGATATGAATACACTTGCCTTGCTGCCCCTTGCTGACTACAACGTGATTTGATTGGGCAATATCAGACACAACAACAAACATCCCTCGAACTCGATTAAAAACAATACGATAAAAACCTTTATTCATAATAATTTACCTTTCATCTTTTTGTTAATAGCCGTAATTATTCATATCAAGGATTAAACATTAAATTATGTACAGCACATTTTCCAAAATAAATTCAGAATCAGATAATACATTTAAAAATTTAAAACCAATTTAACTAAAACGGCTACGACAGGGTTAGCACTTTTAAAAAATACACAAATTGCTTACATAGCGATAAAAATCTTTATTAAGTTATCGATAAAAAATAAATTTTTATATAGTTTAGATAACTTAATGTTTATATATTAAACTTTTAATTTTCATTTAGTCAAAGAATTTTGCCCAACGAATTGTAAGTAAAATTTTGTTTTCAAAATGATAAAAATCGAAGACTTATATTGATATCTTTTAGTAGGATGGATTAGAGGTGAGAAATGAATGTAGATAACATGCAAAATAATTGAATCTTAATAACCTGGTTTATCAAACGATAAATAACGTTTGGTAAACCAGGTGAGTAATTTTTACAATTATACCATGCTGTCATTCATTTTATTGATTAACGAAAATACCATTGATCACGCCAATGTTGTTAATATAGGCTAATTTAGATTCAATATATTTTGCATTAATTATTCCATGGCTATCGTTGGTTAATGTCCTAGCTGTTAACTTGATATAATCATCTGAAGTTATTTTTCCTTCGTTATAGATGAGGTTAGCAAGTATACTGATTGAATTATTGACAGATAACGTTCCATAATTTTTAAAATTATAATCAATATTTAAATCAATGGTTTCTGATGCTATCCAACCAAACCAATCATTGTGAAAGTTTCTACTGGTTAACTGTATTTTATTTTTAGCCAGTAACTGACCATTATTGTATAAACTACTTACATTTAATTTGAAATCATTATTGGCTTTTACGAAATTTCGGTTATCAATATTTCCACCTTTAATTTCGATTTGGTTAGCATTGATTTCGCCTTTCCAATCATTTTTAAAGTTATCAGTTTTTATTGCCAATTTTTCTGATGCCAAAATTTTCCCTTGGTTATAGCCGTTTTTCACCTTAATCACCGATGAATTTGATGCATTAATTTCATTGTAATTATCCAACTTATTGATATCCATAGAAATTAAATCGGCTTTGATTTCACCTTTCCAGTCATTTTTAACTTCATTGCCTTTTAAAATAATCTGTTTATTGGCAAATAATTTTCCTTGATTATAAAACTGGTTATTGCTATTTACTGACAGTAATTGACCCGCTTTGAGTTCATTATGATTTTCAAAATTACGCGTATTTATATCCACCTCATCAGATTTGATAAGACCTTGCCAACTATTTACAAAGGTATTGTTCACTACAGATAAAGTCTGATTAACTAAAAGTTGACCATAATTATAAACATTATTATTCAAAATATTTAAATTATCAGCATTGATGACACCATAATTAGTGATAGTAGAATCCGATTTCGTTTTGTTGATATTCATATAATTACTGGCTAATTTGCCATTCCAATCATTTTTAAAATCTTTAATAGATAAATTGAAATTGTTATTTAGCGTAATTTGACCTTGGTTATACATATAATCTTGTAATACCATTGATCCATTATCCGCCTTTATCTGTCCAGAATTCTCAAATTGATTAGCTTGAATATCAACTAATTGATTAGCATTTATTTTTGCTCGCCAAGTATTCACAACTTTTCCAACTTCTCCTTCCCCTAAGAATACTGAGTCACTACTGATTGTGCCATCATTGATGATGTTCTTTGCAACTATTGAAACTTTGTCCTCAGCTTTGATCAATCCCGTATCGCTATTAGTAATGTTGGTTCCTTTTAACAACAATTGCTCATCAGAGAGTAATTTATTGATATTATTTAAATTTTCTATCGAAATCACTAGGTTTTCAGCAGAATTAACTTCGCCATAATTTTCAAAATTTTTCCCATTCAAGTTAATATTTTTAGCGTTAATAATCCCTTGCCAATCATTTTTAATATTATCGCTTTTTAGGGTAATTTGTTTGCCTGCCGTTAAGTTGCCATTATTTTCTGCAGTTGAAGCATTAAAGGTGACATTTTCATAGGCTCTCATTTTACCCACATTTTTTGCTTTCTTAGCATTAATCACAATGTTATTTGCTTTTACATCACCTGACCAAATACTAATAAACTCATCACTATTTGTTGAAAGAGAATTTTTTGCAGACAGTTTTCCTTCATTGGTAATTAACGTGTGGGATTGAAGATTAAGGTCATTTTTGGCTGTGATTGTGCCTAAATTTTTAATTTCAGATTGACTCTTTAGGACAGTTCCTTCTGAGGACTGCATCGTTCCTTTATTAATAATTTTGCCATCAGCAGAAAGATTCAATGTACCGGCACTCGCCATCAGTTTCCCATCATTTCGTACCCCTACACCATTTTCTGTACCGACCATTTTAATTTTACCTGCATACATTCCCCCTAGCGCAGAAACGTCCAATCCAAACTCAGGCAAATCAACTTGATTATTAAATCCTTGCTTTTCAATTTTACTCAAATCAGCACTTACTTTAGCTTGTCCGGTGATAACATTAATTTCGTTATTTGCCCATAATTCTGCATTAACATTGACACTACGTGCAATTAAATCGGTGTAGTCTTGCCCTGAGTTTTTTAAACCATAGCCATTAATTTCAATACGCCCGCCATCAACTTGGTAACTCTGTAATTTGCCATTATCCATAATGGGTTTACCCGTCGTTAGTGTGACTCTATCAGCATTAATAAAACCGCAACCATTACAGGTTATACCGGCAGGATTGGCGATAATAACCTGAGCTTTTTGACCTGCAACTTCAATATAACCATTTAACTGACTAATATTGGGAGAATTAACTTCATTTAAAATCACTTTTGCACGATTTTGTAATAATTTATTACCATTAATATCGCCAGCTAATTGGGTATTGGTTCTTCCTGTAGCATTATTGAGTATGACGCCATTTTTGGATACATCAAATTGGTTATATTTATTGTGAGAGACACCACTATTACTTGGCGCTGCAATATCAATTTGTGTTACACCATTTTGTAAGTTGTGTACATTAGGACGCTGTGATTGGCTAGCAGCTTGATCAACAACGATATTATTAGCATAACTGACGTTAACTACACTTACCAAACCTAATGCAATATAAGATATAAAGACTAAGGGTTTTAATCTGCAAAACTGAACGTGGTGGATTGGATTAGGGCTAACATGAACTGTTTTGATTTGTTTAGCATTGTCGGTTATGACTTGATGCGATTTAGTTATATCTGATACAACGACAAACAATCCACGGACTTTATTGAAAATGATGCGATAAAAATTCTTATTCATAGTATTTACACCTTTCACCTATTATTTTGTTAAAACGTAAAAAATAGAATCATCATATTAAACAAATGATTATTTCAAAAAAATCTACAAAATAGTTAAATACGGTAATACAAATAATATTCAGAAGTTAATGCAACAAAAAGGAAATCGATATGATGATAAATTGTATGAAAACAGACTATTTATTTACTAATTAACCATCATCATCGGTAGAACAGAAAGAAACAGATACACCAAATTAACATTATTTAGATAATTTGATTCGCGTATAATAAACACTAAATTTGTATTTAGTCAAAGTTTTATTTGTGCATCTGTCATTTACATTTCTTTGTTAATTTAAACAATTTTTATGCTAACTAAAAATTTTAGATAACAAGATTTTCTAATTTATTAGTTTATCGCTTAAATTATTTTCCGCTTTATTAAATATAACCATATTATTCATATCGTTGCCACAATTAAGCCAGTTTTAAAAATTTTTACGTTTTTTTGGGGATTAAAGTAAATGAGAAGGGATTTGAGAAGTAGACAAAGATCAAAAGATTAATTTTTAAGATCCTAGCTTATCTATCGATGATATATTTCAGTAAACTAGGATCTTATCTTTACAACAAAACAGAATTAATTGATCAAATTAATCTATTCATCTTTTGCATTAGTGGACTTTCCATTAATTAGACCACGATTAACGATTTTATCAGATAAATTGTCAGTAATAATTTCAGCATTAATCACACCATGCCAATCATTGAGAAAATGATTACCCGCTAATTTAATCTCTCTTTTCGAAATCACATTGCCTTGGTTGTATGTATAATTAGAATTAATAGTTAACTGATCACCAGCTTCAACCTCACCAAAGTTTTCCATATTTGTTATAACATTCAGATCAATATTTTCAGCTTTAATTGAACCAAACCAATCATTTTTTAGGTTGTGACTGACTACTTTTACTTGTTGGTTAGCCAATAATTCACCATTGTTATTAAAATCATTCAGGTTAATATTCATTGTATCATTCGCTATTAATTTATTACGGTTATCAAATCTATTACCTGTGATTTCAATGTTATTTGAATTTATTTCACCAAGCCAATCATTTTTGAAATTATTGCTATTAATTAATAACTTGCCTTCAGTTAAGAGCTTAGCTTGATTGTAAGCGTTTTCGACATTGACATTCAGCTCAGAATTAGCAAAAACTTGATTGTAATTGTCAAATTTTGCACCTAGCAACGTAATATTATTAGCTTGTACTTCGCCTTTCCAATCATTTTTGAAGTTGTCACTCGTTATAGATAAATCATTTTTTGCCAATAATTTACCTTGATTGTAAACATTCTTAACATCAATATTGAGTAAGTCATTGGCATTCATTTCGTTATAATTAATAAATTCACCCGTTTCGTTAACTTGATCATTGTTGGTTTTAATGTTCACAAGATTTATTTGATCAGCATTAACTTTACCGTTCCAATCATTTTTAAATGAATCAAAAGATAGATTAATTTTGAAACTTGGTGTTTCTGAACTTTCAGAATGTGGTGAAGGTTCGGGTGAAATTGATGATAGAATTCCTTGATTATAAAGTATTCCTTTTACGGCGATATCGATGGATTGTACACCATTAACAGCACCATAATTTCTAAAGTTATTGCCTTTTAAATCAACGATTTTCGATTGCATTGTACCATTCCAATGATTAAAGACATCATCACTAATAACATTCATATTTTCTATTGATGCTAACACACCGTTATTGGATAACATTTTGGAATTTATGGATAATTCTTTTTGCGATTGAATCAGACCTGTTGAATGATTTTGAATGTTCTGACTTGCTAGCGTTAATTTATTATCTGAGGTTAACGTATTAATATTATTTATATCTACAACGTTAATGATCAAGTTGTCAGTTGCGTTAATTTCTTTATAATTTTCTAGATTTGTTCCTTCAAGTTCTATATTTTTTGACTGAATCACACCAAACCAATCATTTTTGATTTTTTCACTTGATACAGTAATACTTTCTCCTGCTGATAAATTCCCAGCATTTTCAACACTTGATGCTTTAATTTTCACACTTTCAGCCGCATTAATTTTCCCCACATTTTTGGTTTGCGCTGCGTTTAATGTAATATTATTAGCACTCACATTCCCTGTCCAGGTACTCAGAAATTCCTCACTTTCTGCACTAAGATTATTGCCTGCTAATAATCTATTTTCGTTGGCAACCAATTTTTCAGCTTTTAGATTAATGTCTTCTTTAGCATTAACAATGCCATAATTTTTTACTTCTGTTTTTCCCGTTAAAATGACATTTTTCTGACTAATGATTGTGCCATGATTTTCAATATTGTCACTCTTCAATAAGGTGTCTGTCGCAGAACTAAGATTACCACTTACGGTATTTAAAATTTTGCCATTTGTTGATATATCTATCGTTCCAGCACTGGCCATAAGTATCCCATTATTACGAACACCTACCCCTGCTTCAGTACCGACCATCTTAATTTTTCCGGCATACATTCCACCTAACGCTGAAACATCCAGCGCAAATTCAGGTTGTTCAGTATTGGTGGCTGAGGCGACTTTTTCAATCTTTGTCAGGTCTGTACTCACCTTCGCTTTACCTGTCACAATATTGATTTCTTTATTCGCCCATAACTTGGCATTGACATTTACACTGCGTGCTATTAAATCAGTATAATCTTGCCCTGAATTTTTTAATCCATCCCCTGTAATGGCTATCTGACCCTTTTCTACTTGATAACCAGTCAATTTTCCATCTTCAATTATCGGTTTACCGGTGGTTAAGGTTGCCCGGTCTGCATTGATAAAACCACAACCATTACAGGTTATGCCTGCCGGGTTGGCGATGACAACTTGGGCTTTTTGACCCGCCACCTCGATGTAACCATTTAATTGGCTGATATTTTGCGAATTCACTTCGTTTAATATGACTTTGGCACTATTTTGTAGTGATGCATTACCATTAATATTACCCGCTAATTGAGTTTGGCTACCATCAGGAGA
This window encodes:
- a CDS encoding filamentous hemagglutinin N-terminal domain-containing protein; the encoded protein is MNKNFYRIIFNKVRGLSVVVSEIVKSHQVVVNNNQRTKMAEKNVTRQVQPHTLKSLVFLSYIALGMVSIIDTSYANNIVVDQNANQTQRPTVQGLPNGATQIDIAAPSSNGVSHNKYTQFDVSKNGVILNNSPDGSQTQLAGNINGNASLQNSAKVILNEVNSQNISQLNGYIEVAGQKAQVVIANPAGITCNGCGFINADRATLTTGKPIIEDGKLTGYQVEKGQIAITGDGLKNSGQDYTDLIARSVNVNAKLWANKEINIVTGKAKVSTDLTKIEKVASATNTEQPEFALDVSALGGMYAGKIKMVGTEAGVGVRNNGILMASAGTIDISTNGKILNTVSGNLSSATDTLLKSDNIENHGTIISQKNVILTGKTEVKNYGIVNAKEDINLKAEKLVANENRLLAGNNLSAESEEFLSTWTGNVSANNITLNAAQTKNVGKINAAESVKIKASSVENAGNLSAGESITVSSEKIKNDWFGVIQSKNIELEGTNLENYKEINATDNLIINVVDINNINTLTSDNKLTLASQNIQNHSTGLIQSQKELSINSKMLSNNGVLASIENMNVISDDVFNHWNGTMQSKIVDLKGNNFRNYGAVNGVQSIDIAVKGILYNQGILSSISPEPSPHSESSETPSFKINLSFDSFKNDWNGKVNADQINLVNIKTNNDQVNETGEFINYNEMNANDLLNIDVKNVYNQGKLLAKNDLSITSDNFKNDWKGEVQANNITLLGAKFDNYNQVFANSELNVNVENAYNQAKLLTEGKLLINSNNFKNDWLGEINSNNIEITGNRFDNRNKLIANDTMNINLNDFNNNGELLANQQVKVVSHNLKNDWFGSIKAENIDLNVITNMENFGEVEAGDQLTINSNYTYNQGNVISKREIKLAGNHFLNDWHGVINAEIITDNLSDKIVNRGLINGKSTNAKDE
- a CDS encoding filamentous hemagglutinin N-terminal domain-containing protein encodes the protein MNKNFYRIIFNKVRGLFVVVSDITKSHQVITDNAKQIKTVHVSPNPIHHVQFCRLKPLVFISYIALGLVSVVNVSYANNIVVDQAASQSQRPNVHNLQNGVTQIDIAAPSNSGVSHNKYNQFDVSKNGVILNNATGRTNTQLAGDINGNKLLQNRAKVILNEVNSPNISQLNGYIEVAGQKAQVIIANPAGITCNGCGFINADRVTLTTGKPIMDNGKLQSYQVDGGRIEINGYGLKNSGQDYTDLIARSVNVNAELWANNEINVITGQAKVSADLSKIEKQGFNNQVDLPEFGLDVSALGGMYAGKIKMVGTENGVGVRNDGKLMASAGTLNLSADGKIINKGTMQSSEGTVLKSQSEIKNLGTITAKNDLNLQSHTLITNEGKLSAKNSLSTNSDEFISIWSGDVKANNIVINAKKAKNVGKMRAYENVTFNASTAENNGNLTAGKQITLKSDNIKNDWQGIINAKNINLNGKNFENYGEVNSAENLVISIENLNNINKLLSDEQLLLKGTNITNSDTGLIKAEDKVSIVAKNIINDGTISSDSVFLGEGEVGKVVNTWRAKINANQLVDIQANQFENSGQIKADNGSMVLQDYMYNQGQITLNNNFNLSIKDFKNDWNGKLASNYMNINKTKSDSTITNYGVINADNLNILNNNVYNYGQLLVNQTLSVVNNTFVNSWQGLIKSDEVDINTRNFENHNELKAGQLLSVNSNNQFYNQGKLFANKQIILKGNEVKNDWKGEIKADLISMDINKLDNYNEINASNSSVIKVKNGYNQGKILASEKLAIKTDNFKNDWKGEINANQIEIKGGNIDNRNFVKANNDFKLNVSSLYNNGQLLAKNKIQLTSRNFHNDWFGWIASETIDLNIDYNFKNYGTLSVNNSISILANLIYNEGKITSDDYIKLTARTLTNDSHGIINAKYIESKLAYINNIGVINGIFVNQ